In Snodgrassella alvi wkB2, the DNA window TGAATAAATCAACTTTTTTAGTTGTTGATATTATTGTACCTAATAAAAATAGAGTTTTCCATTTAAATTGTTTTTTGCCGTCTTTTCCATGGTTTTCAGTGATTTTCACCGCACTTTTACTTATCACCCAAGTGCAAATTTAACAGCAAGCGGCAGCCATATTAGCACAGCCTGATTTTTTGCGACAAGCAATATGATTTATATTGAATCATTATTAACAATAGTTTTATATAAAAAATTCATAATCAGAGCCAGCTCCGCTGCTGTATTTTCCTGTGTTCCGCCACCGGCATGCCCGCCAGTATCAGGTGCTGCCAGCCATACCCTCTGCTTCAGCTGCCGCAGACGCGCATAGAATTTCAGTGCATGTGCCGGATGCACACGATCATCGTGCCGGTTAGTAGTAATCAATGCCGGCGGATAGTGTTGCAAATCACCCAAATTATGATAAGGAGAAAGCAGCTTTAATGCCGGTCTTTCCTGAGAATTCTCAGGATTTCCGTATTCATCAATCCACGAAGAACCTGCTGAAAGATAAGGGTAACGCAACATATCTGTCAGTGGCACTTCGCACACCATTGACCCCATACTCTGCGGCTCACGGCAGAAAGCAGATGCTACTACCAGACCACCATTACTACCGCCCTGTATCGCTGTATGTGCTGCCACAGCTCGATGATGTTTATATAAATCATGCAGCACAGCCAGCAAATCACCAACACTGATATGTTTATTAATCCCTTGAGCAGCCTGATGCCATAATGGTCCGAATTCGCCTCCGCCACGGACATTTGACAGCACAAAAGCATAGCCTCTGGCCAGCCAGTGCCTACCAATACTGCCCAGATAATACGGCAGTTGCGGCATAGCGAAACCACCATACACATAAACAATTGTTGGCGTATCCTCACCGATTTGTTTACCAACATGAAAATAAGGAATAAATGTGCCATCAGCTGCAACTGCATTAAATTGCCGTACTTGCATTCCTTGCGGATTAAATTGCCGTGGCTGGCGGCGCATAACACACAACTCACCCAGATGTATATCCAGCGTATATAAAGTCAGAGGCTCAAGAAAATTACTGATTGCCAGATACACCACATCACCGCCCCACGGCTGATCAGTAATTTCCAGTGCACCTTCCGGCAAATTCGGCAAAGTAATTTCCTGCCAGCGGCTATCTGCAAAATGCCATGCCAGCAAGCGGCTATGCACATTATCCAGTATGGACACCAGCACAAACCGTCGTGTAGTTTCAATATTTTCAATAGCCTGAGTTTCAGTTGGTAAAAAAATCAGCTCAGCCGCGCCAAGCTTACCTTTATGCAACTTCACTGCCACCAGACTGCCTGCCGGATAGGATTTATTTGCCCGCTGCCAGTCACTGCGTAACTGCACCAGCAATTGCCCGTACAGATAACCCATCAATTCACAATCATCCGGCAATCCCAGCGGTTTAACACTAAAATCAGCCAGTACCTGATAATACTGTTTGTGATAAAACCCTTCTGCTGCTTCAAGTAAATCAATCGGTGCGCCCTGGCTATCCAGATAACGCCAGGCATTAACCATCATGCCTTCTGCTGCCATTTCCAGTATCGGCAGTGCTTCTGCAAAAGATTGTCCGCGGCGCATCAGCCACACTTGCCTGGGATAGCCCGCCTGCGTTAACTGCCGCTCATCCCAGGCCGGACATACCCATACGCTTTCAGTATCACGCCAGCTAATAATGCTTTTACTGAGCGGAAAATGAAAACCGCCTTCGACAACTTTACGCTCAGCCAGATTAAATTCGATTGTATAAGCAGCATCAGATCCGCCCGCACTCAGACTGATTAATACATGCTCCGGTGCCTGCACATAATGAGCCACTCCCTGTAAGTACACATTATCATTAAGCAGAGAATCAAAATCAGCTACTGAAAACAAAATTTCCCATTCAGGCAAACCTGCACGATAACTGGCCGCAGAACATACTCTGTACACACCCTTCGGAAATTCCGCTGACTGATAAAAATGATACATACGTGCACGGTGTTCCTGACAAAAAGGAATTTGCTGCTCATCCTGCAACATTGTCACAATATCATCGCGCACCGCTGTATATTCATCACTCGATGCAAACTCAGCCTGAGCAGCTGCATCTGCCTGCTGAATAAAAGTCTGAGTCAGTTCATTATCCAGGTCTTCAAAATGCACAAAAGGATCAGCATCTGTCATCTTCATTTTTCCAATAATTTATATCTTTTAATCCATATAACACTTCTGATATAGCAGACTGTTTATCTGGCCGGACGAATCAGACGGTATACAAATATAAATATAAACAAATAGGGCAGCCCAGACAGGCTGCCCTATTATTTAAATAAAATCAACAATATAATTTCATTATGCTTTTTACTAGCAACACACATTCGTATATACGATGTACAAAATATAAATTGTTAATTTTTATATGGTGCCGACAACGAGCAACGCGGCTATTTTACACAAGGCGCATTATATCGCCAAATATCGCCACAATCCCCGTATTTACTGGCTTTCCGCTTAATTTCAGAAAACACATAAAACAACATATTAATACATATTAAATTAATTTTGTGTCACAAAACTGTCACACAATAGGAACCTTTTAAATGACACTTATATATATACTATATATATAGTATATACACTCATGAATCGATAGTACCAGATGTGTAAACTGAGAAGTTCACAAAATCCAGTCGTTATGCACATCATAACAACTGAATCAAACTAGTAGAATTCAACCGTTACGGAGATCGAAACGGTTGGGTGAAATTTCTAAAATCCAGTTGTTGTGGACATCACAACGACTGAATGTAATTCACGAATTCCAGTTATGGTGGGTAGCACCATAACTGAGTTAAAGTTATTGTAATCTCCACTGAAACTAAAGAGGCTTATTATGAACACAATTAATTATTCTGATGGTTATGACGATTGCTGGGATAGAAAACTTGCCAGAATTCAACTGTGGTGTTCTCCACCACGGTTGAAGTTGTACAAGCTAATCCGTTAAGTACTAAAGCAGACAATGCCAATTTGATTAACTAAACCTGATTAACTAACCCAAGCCAGCTAACCGCTGGCTTTTAATTGAGTTTTACAACCTGAAATAAGAAAGGAGTTGAAGTGATTAAACAAGAAATTCTGAGTAAATTAGCTAATAAAGAAGATTTAACACAAGAAGAAATCGGATTTATGGTATATGAGTTTAAAGAAGTTCATGACAGTATTATTGAGGCAGATCCTGATGGTATCCTCCGCTCCTTCGTTTTTGAGGTAGGTGACGATTTATATTATGAAGTAACTTGTCTGGAATCTAATACTGATGGTAGTAAGAAATTTGAAAGCCAGCCTCGTAGAGTTAAAAAAGAAACGGAACCTGTTGAATCTTTTGTACGTTGTGAGGATTAACTTATTAATTATTAAATTGAAATATAGCCACTAAACAGTGGGCTTTAATTTTGAACTCAGGCTAATCAATCCAAGTACATTTAAACAAGTGTGCTTGTGTGGATTAGTAGACATGCCAGCATTAGCTGGCTTTTTTATTAGCTATAGATAAGAGGTAATCATAATGTTCAATCCAGATCAACTTAAATTTGCTTTAGATCTACGCGGATTATCAAAAGCAGATCTGGCGGAAATGATGGAGGTAACACCTAGAACAATAACTAATTATCTTAAAGGAAGAAGTGAACCTGATCTAAAAACATTGGGGAGAATCTTAAAATTCTCTCCTGATTTTTTTAAAAGGGATGATTTACCTGTTATTAGTGAGCATGCTGTCAGTTTTAGATCTTATGCCAGAATGCCTGCAAAATACAAAAAAATGGCTTTAAGCTATGGTGTAACTGCTTTTATTTTGGATGATTGGATTAATAAAAAGTTTGAACTAAAAACAGCAAATCTTCCTGATTTATCCTCTCTTCCGCCTGAAACAGCCGCACAGATATTAAGGTTAGAATGGAGCTTAGGTAATAAACCTATTCCTAATCTTATTGCACTACTGGAATCAAAAGGTATAAGAATTTTTTCTATATCTGTAAAGGCGAAAGAGATAGATGCTTTTTGTGTATGGAATAATAGCACTCCTTTTATATTTCTCAATAATCAAAAATCGGCTGAACGAAGCAGATTTGATGCGGCTCATGAATTAGGACATTTAATTCGCGATACTTCAAGTATGAAACATGATGGTTCCTTTAATGCTAATAACAATGATGGCGAAGATACCAGGCAAATAGAAAAAGACGCTAATACTTTTGCGGCGGCATTTTTGATGCCAGAACAGGCTTTACGCCAATATCAAATTACTCAAATTAGTATTGAGCAACTTTTAAACCTAAAGGCAATATTTGGTGTATCTATTACGGCATTAGCGTCTCGGATGTATAGTTTAAATATGATTACAGAATGGGTATATAACAGAGTATTATGCCCACAGTTCGCTCAACTGAAATACCGAACAAATGAACCAAGACCAATGAAGAAAGAAACATCAAAGGTTTGGGAAAAATTACTTCTCCTATTAGAAGAAGACAACATCTCAATAAAAGATATCGCAAACCAATTAAATATACATGAAAATGACATTTCAGATCTAATATTCAAGTTAACAAAAAACTCAAGAAATCAGCTTAGAGTTGTTAAATAGATTGTAGTCCCCCTCTCACCCAAGTATGTTTAAGCCAGCATCTAGCTGGCTTTTTAGCACTTTTAAAATTGAGATAAAATAGACGAAGTATATAAATTAATGTACACTTACTAATGCATTGTATGTTAGTAAGAGTGCAAAATTATTTTGATCTTGTCTTTTACAGAAGATGGAGAAAATTCCGTCTACCTCTCGAACTCAGTGAAGCTGCAACTTCACTGAGTTCATCCTGAAATTATTTTTTCACTGTATCAAAGTAAAGCCAGCCAAAACTCTGGCTTTACTTTTTAATAATTACGCCTCATTAGTACTGAGTTTCCCGGAAGAAGTTAAAACAGGGAGCGCATATCGACCAGGTAAAGGAGATGATTTAACTGCTTTACCAGACCATATGCTAGGCCAGTAATAACCGGTTACCCTACTGCGTGAAAAAGCAGCAATTTTGACCTCGTCCCCCTGATTGCCGCCCAGTACCATCAAATTGTTTTTTGCATCTACGCCAACAACAAAACCAACATGACCGCCACCCTGCCGAGTAAAGGTAACAATACAGCCATATGCGGGCTTATCCAGCTTAGTCATTAATTGAGCATTATCCCATTCTCTTGCCCTGAACCAGTTTTTGACCACATACCGCCCGGTTTCACCCAAACAATGCCCGACAAATAAACCGCACCAGGGTGTTTCATCATCACGCCACCATGCTTTGCTTTCCGTACCGTACTTCCCCATATCATCAAGCCATTTTATGATTGTCGGGTTGTGTTTAGTGCCTTTAATCTCACGCAAGCCGATGTATTTACGTGCTTCACTAATCCATGTTAATTCTTTCATTAGTTAACCTTTTAAACCTTTCACAAACAAAAAAGCAGCCATAACGGCTGCTGTGTATTGACTATTTAAACTTGTTTATATATTATTAATTTATGTTTCCCCTTTAGTACATTTAAAGCCCTCAAAAACTCCTCCGTGTTGAGGGTATTTTTTTTGCCATTCATACATTGGGCGAAGTTGGCCTTTACCATCAATATATTCAACCAATCCAAAATTGGATTGGATAAAAGAATCAGGTAGTTGTGATGTAATATTCTTAAAAAAAGCCGGCATTTAGCCGGCTTGAATCTGTTACATAATCAAATCACTATAACAGTTGATACTAAAACAGAGTGGTACCCAAATCACTCATATTCACCCATAACTATTTGATAATTATAAATTTAGGGTGGTACCCAAACCTATGCATCATAGCAGTTGATTGCGTAACAGAATCAAGTTAGCCTACCAGCCGGCATGATTGAATATTTATATAATTCAAATATTTATCTTGTAAAAACGACTAAAAAAGCCATGCAGCCGGCACCCTATTTCTGCTTATCATCTGTATCACCGATTATCTTTTCCGCCCTGTTACACACAGCATTAATCAGTTTTTTAGCCAGCTTAGGCGCAGTTGCTTTGAATGCGTCTAACAGAGATTTAGAAGCCATACCGGCAAATACACCGGCACCGGCAAACAGCCACGGGTGATCCTGTGTAAAGAAATACTCTGTTACTGCGGCTGAAAAAACCATGCCTATAATGATGAATGTCACGGTGAGCATTATACCATAGCGTCGATAATCAGATACTACCAGCGAGCCGAGAAAGCCGCCGGCAAGGGCGAAACAGTTGGACAGTGTAAAAACTTCATTCATTATTTCCCGCCTTTTTTATCTTCTGCCTGCTGGGTGTTTTTAATCAGATTCCTGCCGGCCAGTGCGCATATGATGGCAATCAGCGGGTATGTGGTCATACCTGTAGACAGTGGCGGATAGGCGGCGATAAACGTTCCGGATATCACAAACCAAATCAACGCCGACCACAGCAGGCAGCAACCGGAAAGAATATTGCTGCGGCTGGAATGACAAAAGGCAGTAAATAACTGCCCGATGGCAACTAGTATCAGAATAGTAACGAACACCTTAGGGTATAAATGCGGGAATTTGCCGTATAAATCCTCCTTAATTATCTCGTCACCATGCAGGCCGAACACTAGCGCAAAACCCAGCATAGCGAATCCGTTCAGTACTTCGATTATTCGCGTGCCGGTACCAAACAGCCAGTTTTGCAGTCTGTCCGGTAAAAACCGGAAGTCCAGTAACCAGTAAAACCATTTAATCGCTTTTGTCATGACACATTTACTCCATAAAAAAGCTGCCCGCAGGCAGCCTGTATTGTTGAAATCACTGATTAAAATTATCCGTTCGGCAATGGTCTCTCTTTACCGCTGTCCCCGCTGTCCGGGTCTGGCGGCGGCGGGTAAATCACATTATTACCATCGCCATTGTTGCCGCCATTACCGATGCCGCCGTTACCGATGCCGCCGTTACCGATGCCGTTGTTATCGTTACCGTTGTTATCGTTGCCATTGCCATTGTTGCCATTGTTATCGTTGCTGTTGTTATCTCCGTTACCGATGCCACTGCCCGGGTTTGGCGGCACTTCGGGCGCAATCACATTAATAAACATCTTCATCAGTTCGCCGCCGGTTTCAAATTCGGTGAAGGGCGTGCCAATATCTTCGCTATCATCGTATTTGTCCAGAATGGCGCCGAACTCCTCGCCGCTTAGCGGGCTTTTAAATACCTGCACATCACAGACAGCCCCGTTAAACGGGTAAATTTTCGCGTCTTCATAATAGGCCATCTCCCAGTTTGTGAGACTGAATATCCGGAATTGATCAAATTGCTGCAGCGGCAAGATGTTCACTTCTTCATACTCGCCATTGACATATACACCAGCCAACCCTGCATCGGCATTGCTGCAAAAATTAAACCCGATACTCGCCCACTGGTCGCTGTCATTGATGTAAATGCCGGTTTCAGTTTTCCTGATATTGTCCTCATCATTCAGCGCCATGTAATACGTAATAATCTGGTAATTTTCAACTGCAATCATTAACTTTTCACTGTTGCGGCCTTTCTGGCCGTACAGCACACACAGCAGCATTGAGCTATCCGGAAATTGTCCCGGCTTAATACGCATGGTTAGCGCGTTGCCAAACAGTCCGGAGGCATTGACTGAGTCATCAGATGGGTAATTATCATCATTGCGGTAGCTGTTAAGCAGCAATGCGTTTTGATTATCAATGATTTTATATATTCCCTCTGTCTGCTCGATATCGTCGTATGCCAGCAGATTTCGCCCGGTTAGCTGATCTATCCAGACGCAGTTATTATCATATTCGGCAGCGGTAAACGGCAGGACGGTTACCGGCTCAGGCTTAACTACACCTAGTGGCAGGTAATACCGCCAGCCATGATGGGCATAGATTTTCACAAATACGCTCATATTTCCCTCGCTAGGCGGCTGGCATTCAGGACTACCGGCAATTCGTCGATAGTGTTAATGCCTTTAAACTCCAGCAGCATTTCGTCACCGTCTTTCATGTTGATAATCACAATCGGCAAGTCTTCGGATTCATCTTCACCGGCCAGTAATACCTGATTGCGTCCGTTCGATGCGTCAATTTCCAGGGCGTTTAACTGGTCGTTAATTGCGGCTTCACGCTCAATAACAATCGTTCCGCCATCGTTACCAAAGCTGGCCGCAGTCGCCGCACACAGTACCTGCGTGCCTGCCGGCCATGCGCTGCATGCGGTACCTTCCATGCCAGCACGCCAGATGGATAATTTCCCGCCGCTGTTACAGATGTCTATCAGTTCATAGCTTGCCCCGTCCATACTCTGCAAGGTCAGGCGCATGTAATGCTCAGGGCTGGACTGGTTGTAACAGCGTGGCAATACGGCGGTTATTTTTTTGGTTGCGCTTTCATCTAAGACTAACCGGGTAAGTTGTTTATCCTCGGCCAGTGCTTCTAGCAGCGATGCATTAAAGTTGTTGATATAGTGTTTCATGTTTGTACCAAACAATATTATCTGCCTCTTTTAACAGATTCAGATTACCTATGGAGATTGTGTATTTATAACGTTCCTGTATGTGCAATTGTTTCAGTGATCGTAGCATTCAAACTAAGGCTAACGCTTGGATCTGAGCGATCACTGCGCGCAGCGCTGCTTGGATTGTTTATCCTGAAATAAACAGGAATGGATTTGCCCCCTTTAAGCTGTTCTCCTAGTTGCAAAGCAGTTCCCGGTGCAGCCTTGTCTAATCCGTCATGTGTTAATGACATTTTGATGTCGTCTGGCTGAAATTTCTCACCCAGATTGGCAAAGGTTACTCTGCCGGAACTGCACTGGGTGTTTGGGACAGTACTCCATTCCGGCTCAATGCTGCTGGTACGGTCATTATCTAATACCTGATACATGCAGCCATTAGCTATAGTCGGCTCAACGATATTCCCGATGCTGTAACTGTAGTTAGGTTGCCATTTTTTTAAGCAGCTATTGAGTATTAGCATTATCTGCTGGTCCGATACCGGCCTCAGCGTTTCGTGACTGTACGGGCTGCCGAAATACAGCCGGAACTCGGTTTTGCCTGCTCCGTTAAAATCGAGCTGATAAGAATCGTTTGCTGTGATTGTCATCATCTCGTCCCTGTAAAAAGTGAAAGACATTTTTAATCCTCATAAAAAAACCGGCCTGCCGACCGGTGTACTTATACTTGTTTGAAAAGGCATTAAATCA includes these proteins:
- a CDS encoding prolyl oligopeptidase family serine peptidase — protein: MTDADPFVHFEDLDNELTQTFIQQADAAAQAEFASSDEYTAVRDDIVTMLQDEQQIPFCQEHRARMYHFYQSAEFPKGVYRVCSAASYRAGLPEWEILFSVADFDSLLNDNVYLQGVAHYVQAPEHVLISLSAGGSDAAYTIEFNLAERKVVEGGFHFPLSKSIISWRDTESVWVCPAWDERQLTQAGYPRQVWLMRRGQSFAEALPILEMAAEGMMVNAWRYLDSQGAPIDLLEAAEGFYHKQYYQVLADFSVKPLGLPDDCELMGYLYGQLLVQLRSDWQRANKSYPAGSLVAVKLHKGKLGAAELIFLPTETQAIENIETTRRFVLVSILDNVHSRLLAWHFADSRWQEITLPNLPEGALEITDQPWGGDVVYLAISNFLEPLTLYTLDIHLGELCVMRRQPRQFNPQGMQVRQFNAVAADGTFIPYFHVGKQIGEDTPTIVYVYGGFAMPQLPYYLGSIGRHWLARGYAFVLSNVRGGGEFGPLWHQAAQGINKHISVGDLLAVLHDLYKHHRAVAAHTAIQGGSNGGLVVASAFCREPQSMGSMVCEVPLTDMLRYPYLSAGSSWIDEYGNPENSQERPALKLLSPYHNLGDLQHYPPALITTNRHDDRVHPAHALKFYARLRQLKQRVWLAAPDTGGHAGGGTQENTAAELALIMNFLYKTIVNNDSI
- a CDS encoding XRE family transcriptional regulator, producing the protein MFNPDQLKFALDLRGLSKADLAEMMEVTPRTITNYLKGRSEPDLKTLGRILKFSPDFFKRDDLPVISEHAVSFRSYARMPAKYKKMALSYGVTAFILDDWINKKFELKTANLPDLSSLPPETAAQILRLEWSLGNKPIPNLIALLESKGIRIFSISVKAKEIDAFCVWNNSTPFIFLNNQKSAERSRFDAAHELGHLIRDTSSMKHDGSFNANNNDGEDTRQIEKDANTFAAAFLMPEQALRQYQITQISIEQLLNLKAIFGVSITALASRMYSLNMITEWVYNRVLCPQFAQLKYRTNEPRPMKKETSKVWEKLLLLLEEDNISIKDIANQLNIHENDISDLIFKLTKNSRNQLRVVK
- a CDS encoding TIGR02594 family protein, whose protein sequence is MKELTWISEARKYIGLREIKGTKHNPTIIKWLDDMGKYGTESKAWWRDDETPWCGLFVGHCLGETGRYVVKNWFRAREWDNAQLMTKLDKPAYGCIVTFTRQGGGHVGFVVGVDAKNNLMVLGGNQGDEVKIAAFSRSRVTGYYWPSIWSGKAVKSSPLPGRYALPVLTSSGKLSTNEA